One genomic segment of Alternaria dauci strain A2016 chromosome 8, whole genome shotgun sequence includes these proteins:
- a CDS encoding 60S ribosomal protein eL36 — protein MPKEVKQKSGLIVGLNAGHKVTPRTPAPRISRRKGFLSKRTAFVREITKEVAGLAPYEKRIIELLRNSKDKRARRLAKKRLGTFGRSKRKVDEMTKVIAESRRAGH, from the exons ATGCCGAAGGAAGTCAAGCAGAAGTCTGGCCTCATCGTTGGCCTCAACGCCGGCCACA AGGTCACCCCCAGGACCCCCGCTCCCAGGATCTCGAGGAGGAAGGGTTTCCTCTCCAAGCGCACTGCGTTTGTCCGTGAGATCACCAAGGAAGTTGCTGG TCTTGCCCCATACGAGAAGCGCATCATCGAATTGCTCCGCAACTCCAAGGACAAGCGTGCTCGCCGTCTAGCGAAGAAGAGG CTCGGTACCTTTGGCCGCTCAAAGAGAAAGGTCGACGAGATGACCAAGGTCATCGCCGAGTCGAGGCGCGCTGGTCACTAA